Below is a genomic region from bacterium.
ACACCCCATCCCTTTATCGCATCAAATATCTCTCCTGTCCGCTTGAGGTCTATGTGCACTTCCTCGCCGGGTTTGTAATTCCCGTGTTTTGCACCGTTGGCTATAGCGAGAAGATTGGGGTATATTTTGGCAAGCCTCAGCGCCTCAAGGAATGTAGTAGCCTCATCAACAGTTGTAAGCTTTCCAGCAGCACCCGCTATCTCACCCACCTCAACTTCAAGACCAAGTCCCCATTCCATTATGGGCACCGCGAGCCTTATAGTGGCGGCTATATTGTATTCCATCTCAACATGCGAGGCGTCAATAGCAAAGCTTGTGTATCCTGCCCTGTATTGCTCGGCGATAAGAATCTCTGATGAGCGCACCTCGTCCTCGGTCTTCTTTTTTACCGTTATGTGGTCACCGTGAATGAAAAACGGCATCTTGTAATCAACCTCATATGCGTAGTTGACTATAGCCTGAACATATTGTTTTGGGGTTTGTCCCGTGTATCCGCCGTCGATGTTGCCCTCAGACTTTGCGAGTTCGAACGCTACGATTGCATCGAGTTCCTGCGCAGCACGCATTA
It encodes:
- a CDS encoding class II fructose-bisphosphate aldolase; its protein translation is MTEKQREKLLSMRPENILKVIGEDSPLLIMNSKDIFNAFLDEKIIIMACNARIPFVIPGIMRAAQELDAIVAFELAKSEGNIDGGYTGQTPKQYVQAIVNYAYEVDYKMPFFIHGDHITVKKKTEDEVRSSEILIAEQYRAGYTSFAIDASHVEMEYNIAATIRLAVPIMEWGLGLEVEVGEIAGAAGKLTTVDEATTFLEALRLAKIYPNLLAIANGAKHGNYKPGEEVHIDLKRTGEIFDAIKGWGVAIAQHGITGTPLHLVGQFADYGIRKGNVGTTWQNIAHKHLPADLFEAMKKWAEENGKDIKHATRQFKKEIDSIPEENKKAIADEAYVVA